In Pochonia chlamydosporia 170 chromosome 3, whole genome shotgun sequence, the following are encoded in one genomic region:
- a CDS encoding ubiquitin (similar to Metarhizium robertsii ARSEF 23 XP_007822651.1): protein MSGGNNDKTTSIPAENTRLDQPNDAVPMENMAQGTAPAEEPKTVVDASKRTENVVSDPSAASMTTPADAEQHSTSQEDNAEITSKGKEKEEGAPVPPTKERSDSILAIGPAQDDINATPGQSDGPVCNITLLLTSGSRHPYKIDAKYLTRRNVAMPDETESGQPDPFSISIYTLKELILREWRNDWEAKPASPSSIRLIHFGKLLDDKEQLKKYQFSTESPNVVHMSIRPQDLDEEEPKSGSKSLPAGSGDGQRSRSGGMCCVIL from the exons ATGAGCGGTGGCAACAACGACAAAACCACGAGCATTCCCGCTGAAAATACTCGACTCGACCAGCCCAACGACGCTGTCCCGATGGAAAACATGGCCCAAGGAACTGCCCCGGCCGAAGAGCCAAAGACTGTCGTTGATGCCTCCAAGCGGACCGAAAATGTCGTATCCGACCCATCGGCGGCGTCGATGACCACCCCCGCTGATGCCGAACAGCACAGCACCTCACAGGAGGACAATGCTGAGATCACATCAAAGGGtaaagagaaggaagaaggagcaCCTGTGCCGCCGACAAAAGAGAGGAGTGATTCAATTCTGGCAATTGGACCAGCGCAGGATGACATTAACGCCACCCCTGGACAGTCAGACGGTCCTGTCTGCAACATTACTCTACTTTTGACGTCAGGAAGCCGCCACCCTTATAAGATAGATGCCAAGTATCTCACGAGGAGGAATGTAGCCATGCCCGACGAAACGGAATCTGGACAACCAGATCCGTTTAGCATCAGCATCTACACTCTGAAAGAGCTCATCCTGCGAGAATGGAGAAATGATTGGGAGGCCAAACCTGCTAGTCCCAGCAGCATAAGACTGATTCATTTCGGAAAGCTATTGGATGACAAGGAACAGCTCAAGA AGTATCAGTTCAGCACAGAGAGCCCCAACGTGGTCCACATGAGCATTCGTCCCCAGGActtggacgaagaagagccAAAGTCTGGAAGCAAGAGCCTTCCAGCCGGGAGCGGAGATGGACAGCGATCCAGATCAGGCGGAATGTGCTGCGTCATCTTATGA
- a CDS encoding non-SMC mitotic condensation complex subunit 1 domain-containing protein, translating to MSSKDTGGDSKLFARGKVAELRLELNSGGKKDKNYAIKKVALKRIVANMTMSNNDMVALFPDIIACMHIPSLEIKKMCFLYLVNYARVRPEIAVKAIPVLENDMEDQNPLVRALALRTMSYIHVKEFVEATVPIVKHMLRDNDPYVRKTAAFCVAKLYDHDRQMVERSDLIDRLNSLLRDDNPTVVASALAGLMDIWERSDAIKLTIDYSNASKMVAILPDCSEWGQTYILEALMSYVPQETGEAALLAERIAPRLSHSNSSVVLTCIRVILYLMNYIADQKQISALCRKLSPPLVTLLAKGPEVQYLALRNALLILQRRPEVLKNDIRVFFCKYNDPIYVKVTKLELIFMLANEKNIDEVLTELREYATEIDVHFVRKAVRAIGKLAIKIEPAARRCIDLLLELVSTKVTYIVQEATVVIKNIFRKYPNQYESIIGTLCEHLDSLDEPEAKAAMVWVIGQYADRIENSDALLEDFLYSFSEEPVEVQLALLTATVKLFIQRPTRAQELVPKVLKWATEETDNPDLRDRAYMYWRLLSTDMNTAKQIVMGDKPPITAEAERLEAPTLEEMCLNVGTLATIYLKPVQTVFRSARPRKLQDSPALQRQNLPTDTDNQKSISMFGRGGQPTNIDLRSRNAAPANGEGNLSQAVSDADAYFSTIGTQMAAMRLDQGEDMFGGSSGNMTGYVVSAHAPQAVLQPAQGGGSNGDLLAL from the exons atgtctTCCAAAGACACTGGAGGGGACTCAAAGCTGTTCGCTCGA GGCAAAGTAGCTGAGCTGCGCCTTGAGCTGAACAGCGGCGggaagaaggacaagaattATGCGATTAAAAAGGTCGCCCTCAAGAGGATCGTGGCCAACATGACGATGAGCAACAACGACATGGTTGCCTTGTTTCCCGATATAATCGCCTGCATGCACATCCCGAGCTTGGAAATTAAGAAGAT GTGCTTCTTGTATCTTGTCAACTATGCCCGGGTACGCCCAGAAATCGCAGTCAAGGCTATTCCGGTATTGGAAAAC GATATGGAAGATCAAAATCCTCTAGTACGAGCTCTTGCGCTGCGGACAATGTCGTACATTCACGTCAAAGAGTTTGTCGAAGCCACGGTCCCGATTGTAAAGCACATGCTTCGCGACAACGACCCCTACGTACGCAAGACGGCTGCATTCTGCGTTGCCAAACTCTACGACCACGACCGGCAAATGGTTGAACGATCGGACCTCATCGATAGACTAAATTCCCTATTGCGTGACGACAACCCAACCGTTGTTGCTAGTGCGCTAGCAGGCTTGATGGACATTTGGGAAAGGAGCGACGCTATCAAACTTACCATTGACTATAGCAATGCGTCAAAGATGGTGGCCATCTTGCCCGATTGCTCAGA ATGGGGCCAAACGTACATCCTTGAGGCGTTGATGTCGTATGTACCACAGGAAACAGGCGAGGCAGCGTTGCTGGCGGAGCGCATTGCACCACGCCTTTCACATTCAAATTCATCGGTTGTGCTGACATGCATCCGTGTCATTCTGTACTTGATGAATTATATCGCAGACCAGAAGCAAATCAGCGCATTGTGCAGAAAGCTTTCACCACCGCTGGTCACCCTTCTTGCCAAGGGACCCGAAGTTCAGTACCTGGCGCTCCGTAACGCTTTGCTGATTTTACAACGGAGACCGGAGGTGCTCAAGAACGATATTCGAGTATTTTTCTGCAAATATAACGACCCGATTTACGTCAAGGTCACGAAGCTGGAGCTCATCTTCATGCTCGCCAATGAGAAGAATATCGACGAGGTGCTGACCGAGTTGCGAGAATATGCCACGGAAATCGATGTTCATTTTGTCCGAAAGGCTGTTCGTGCGATAGGAAAGTTGGCGATCAAGATTGAGCCTGCGGCCAGGCGGTGTATCGACCTTTTACTGGAACTGGTGTCGACCAAGGTCACATACATCGTTCAGGAGGCGACTGTGGTTATCAAAAACATTTTCAGAAAGTACCCCAACCAATACGAGTCCATCATCGGTACCCTGTGCGAGCACCTCGACTCGTTGGACGAGCCCGAAGCCAAAGCGGCAATGGTCTGGGTCATTGGACAGTATGCCGATCGTATAGAGAACAGCGACGCGCTGCTAGAGGACTTTCTCTACTCATTTTCAGAAGAACCAGTCGAGGTTCAACTAGCGCTCCTCACAGCCACGGtgaagctcttcatccaaaGACCAACCAGAGCACAGGAGCTAGTCCCTAAGGTCTTAAAATGGGCCACGGAGGAGACAGATAACCCCGACCTACGTGACCGAGCATACATGTACTGGCGGCTATTATCCACAGACATGAACACAGCAAAGCAAATCGTCATGGGGGACAAACCACCAATTACAGCCGAAGCCGAGCGATTAGAAGCACCAACCCTAGAAGAAATGTGTCTCAACGTCGGCACCCTCGCCACTATATACCTCAAGCCCGTGCAGACAGTCTTCCGGTCCGCACGCCCCCGGAAACTCCAGGACTCACCTGCCCTGCAAAGACAAAATCTGCCCACAGACACCGATAACCAGAAGAGCATCAGCATGTTTGGCCGCGGCGGGCAACCGACCAACATCGACCTGCGAAGTCGCAATGCCGCGCCAGCCAATGGCGAGGGCAACCTGTCACAAGCAGTGAGTGACGCAGACGCCTACTTCTCAACTATTGGGACGCAGATGGCCGCGATGAGGCTGGACCAGGGCGAGGATATGTTTGGCGGTAGTAGTGGGAATATGACAGGTTATGTTGTCAGTGCGCATGCACCACAGGCGGTGCTGCAGCCGGCGCAGGGGGGAGGGAGTAATGGTGATTTGTTGGCGTTGTAA
- a CDS encoding chloramphenicol resistance protein (similar to Verticillium alfalfae VaMs.102 XP_003001309.1), with the protein MKDEKEPNGPLPDDNAKSQSGPEQNCQGAADTDPEVTAPSADSSVAASVEAVATPTPTPAEKPKVTENIDLDHVPTAIEKSETAPASQVLTDSDDADVEALSRVASAPYSAFSRQTKLWITIMVTIASIISPMTANIYFPALDSVSDDLDVPISLINLTLTTYMIFQGLAPTIFGDFGDTAGRRPAFTLAFTIYLFANIGLALQRDYTALLILRCLQSAGSSGTLALAYAVVADIASSEERGRYMGLIGAGVNFGPTVGPVLGGILSHELGWASIFWFCAVFVFVWLVPWVLSVPEMCRNVVGNGSIPPPKWNRTVIDLLRPQGVKQRPASAPKVKIRMPNPLRTLSVVFNKEEGLILFISAIMYVNFILVGATLSILFKEIYEYDDLEVGLCYLPYGVGCCMVMLLQGHIVDRNYARIAKKLGMSASRKRGDDMLNFPIESARIQPLYPAITVGALALIGWGWSLEAQTAVAVPLVLLFIIGMLVPSSFGVLNTLLVDLNEDAPATAAAANNLTRCLSGAAATAVVDQMFDAMGAGWTFTLLALLMVASLPGLRVLEKCGPRWRAERARKKAEKQDA; encoded by the coding sequence AtgaaggatgagaaggaaCCAAATGGTCCTTTGCCCGACGACAATGCAAAATCACAATCAGGCCCGGAGCAAAATTGCCAAGGAGCCGCCGATACGGACCCGGAGGTTACGGCGCCGTCGGCAGACTCTTCGGTAGCAGCTTCGGTCGAGGCTgttgcaacaccaacaccaacaccggCAGAAAAGCCCAAAGTCACCGAGAACATTGACCTGGATCATGTTCCAACAGCAATTGAGAAATCAGAAACCGCTCCCGCCAGCCAGGTGCTCACCGATTCAGATGATGCCGACGTTGAAGCCTTATCCAGAGTGGCGAGCGCTCCATACAGCGCCTTCTCACGCCAAACCAAGCTATGGATAACCATCATGgtcaccattgccagcatCATATCACCAATGACTGCCAATATCTACTTCCCCGCGCTGGACTCTGTTTCCGACGATCTCGACGTGCCAATCTCGTTGATCAATCTCACCCTGACGACTTACATGATCTTTCAGGGCCTGGCACCAACCATATTCGGCGACTTTGGCGACACGGCTGGTCGTCGACCGGCCTTCACCCTCGCCTTCACCATCTATCTCTTTGCAAACATTGGCCTGGCCCTTCAGCGAGATTACACGGCGCTTTTGATCCTGCGCTGCCTCCAGTCCGCTGGCAGCAGCGGCACTCTGGCCCTGGCATACGCCGTTGTCGCAGATATTGCTTCGAGTGAAGAACGAGGTCGATATATGGGCCTCATTGGCGCAGGCGTCAACTTTGGTCCCACGGTTGGACCCGTCCTCGGCGGCATCCTCAGTCACGAACTCGGATGGGCCTCTATTTTCTGGTTCTGcgccgtctttgtctttgtatGGCTCGTCCCGTGGGTTCTGTCCGTCCCCGAAATGTGTCGCAACGTCGTTGGCAACGGCTCCATTCCGCCGCCGAAATGGAACAGAACCGTCATCGACCTCCTGCGACCCCAGGGTGTCAAGCAGCGACCAGCATCGGCGCCCAAAGTCAAAATACGCATGCCGAACCCTTTACGCACACTGTCAGTCGTGTTCAACAAGGAAGAAGGCCTCATCCTGTTCATATCCGCCATCATGTacgtcaacttcatcctcgtcggcGCAACCCTCTCCATCCTGTTCAAGGAGATCTACGAGTACGACGACCTGGAGGTCGGTCTGTGCTACCTCCCCTACGGGGTTGGATGCTGCATGGTGATGCTCCTGCAGGGACACATCGTCGATCGAAACTATGCCCGCATCGCCAAGAAGTTGGGAATGTCGGCGAGCCGCAAGAGGGGAGACGACATGCTGAATTTCCCCATTGAGTCTGCTCGCATACAACCCCTGTACCCTGCCATCACGGTCGGCGCACTCGCCCTCATCGGATGGGGATGGTCGTTGGAGGCGCAGACCGCCGTGGCTGTGCCGCTGGTGctgctcttcatcatcggcatgTTGGTGCCGTCGTCGTTTGGCGTCCTCAACACGCTGCTTGTTGATCTCAACGAGGATGCACCCGCCACGGCGGCCGCGGCCAACAACCTGACTAGATGTCTTTCTGGAGCGGCGGCAACGGCTGTCGTTGACCAGATGTTTGATGCTATGGGTGCGGGATGGACATTCACCCTGTTGGCGCTGCTGATGGTGGCGAGTCTTCCTGGGTTGAGGGTTCTTGAGAAGTGCGGCCCTCGCTGGAGAGCGGAACGGGCTaggaagaaggctgaaaAGCAAGACGCATAG
- a CDS encoding syntaxin (similar to Metarhizium acridum CQMa 102 XP_007807006.1), which translates to MAFSTASHLPSLDLTGDFNHLLQTHNAAPTLGKVALDVDVLEGFVKEAYRINSHITSLHKELKDVRQAYLSTAQPRRTPGRKGQGPPQVLTDREREEVDVNAKQMIRELNASIRALDDAEQLRRETESALIRKKYASSFSALSSWASGGGVSSRSPEHAAAEAQAQQTDIHRDGILWLLRQRLELCCRTQQDMMETRLTREMEKTRGMLSAPAGDFTPFPPMSEKAWMAATMVQDPADDTPAEAPEYTQGVTQEQLQMFEEGNQDMLRHYESTLDKVRTAEQSLVEISELQSLLVNNLAVQSEHIELLVADSYSTADNVGGGNKELKKATKRPSTARYTFFAASGLCAFLVIWDLII; encoded by the exons ATGGCTTTCTCGACGGCCTCCCATCTACCGtccttggacttgacggGCGACTTCAATCATCTGCTGCAGACACACAACGCCGCACCTACATTGGGCAAGGTTGCTCTGGACGTCGACGTACTCGAGGGCTTCGTAAAGGAAGCTTACCGCATA AACTCCCACATCACCAGCCTGCACAAAGAACTCAAGGATGTCAGGCAAGCGTACCTCTCCACAGCGCAGCCACGGAGGACACCTGGTCGCAAGGGACAGGGACCGCCGCAGGTCCTAACCGACCGCGAGCGCGAAGAAGTCGACGTCAACGCAAAGCAAATGATCAGAGAGCTCAACGCGAGCATACGAGCTCTAGACGACGCCGAGCAGCTTCGCCGAGAGACAGAATCGGCCCTCATTCGGAAGAAATACGCCAGCAGCTTCAGCGCCTTGAGCTCATGGGCATCTGGGGGCGGCGTGTCCAGTCGGTCGCCGGAACatgcggcggcggaggctCAGGCGCAACAGACCGACATTCACCGGGATGGCATACTCTGGCTCTTGCGACAAAGACTGGAGCTCTGTTGTCGCACGCAGCAAGATATGATGGAGACGAGGTTGACGAGAGAGATGGAAAAGACCCGCGGCATGCTATCTGCGCCGGCTGGAGATTTCACTCCCTTTCCGCCAATGTCAGAAAAGGCATGGATGGCGGCTACTATGGTTCAAGATCCGGCAGACGACACGCCTGCTGAGGCGCCTGAATATACTCAGGGCGTGACACAGGAACAGTTGCAAATGTTTGAGGAGGGTAATCAGGACATGCTGAGGCATTACGAAAGTACGTTGGACAAGGTCAG AACCGCAGAACAGTCACTGGTGGAAATCTCAGAGCTTCAATCTCTTCTGGTCAATAATCTGGCTGTACAGTCTGAGCACATTGAGTTGCTGGTTGCCGACTCGTACTCAACGGCAGATAACGTCGGTGGGGGAAACAAGGAGCTTAAGAAGGCTACGAAACGACCCAGTACAGCTCGCTACACATTTTTCGCGGCCAGCGGGTTATGTGCTTTCCTTGTGATATGGGATCTCATCATATGA
- a CDS encoding aspartate aminotransferase, cytoplasmic (similar to Chaetomium globosum CBS 148.51 XP_001224255.1), with protein MAPPSSSSTSSSLARLNNIANHISPAMAFTTSFPVDTVPQAPEDPLFGLARAYKADQSELKVDLGIGAYRDDTAKPWVLPVVKKADEILRNNPELNHEYAPIAGVADFTSKAAELILGADSPALKEKRATSMQTISGTGAVHLGALFLAKFYKGNRTVYMSNPTWANHKQIFGNVGLQVADYPYFSKKTNGLDFEGMKAAIQAAPDRSIILLHPCAHNPTGVDPTLDQWKELAVVIAQKKHFPFFDCAYQGFASGNLAQDAAAIRYFIEQGFETVVCQSFAKNFGLYGERAGCFHVVTSPGADASTTISRIASQLAILQRSEISNPPLYGARIAATVLNDPKLFAEWEENLKTMSGRIINMRNELRSRLEKLGTPGTWNHITDQIGMFSFTGLSEPQVQKLREDYHIYMTKNGRISMAGLNTKNIDHVANAIDKVVREIQ; from the exons ATGGCTCctccatcatcgtcttcaacttcctcttCGCTCGCGAGActcaacaacattgcaaaCCACATCTCGCCCGCCATGGCTTTCACTACCAGCTTCCCTGTTGATACCGTGCCCCAGGCCCCCGAGGATCCTCTCTTTGGCCTCGCACGAGCTTATAAGGCTGACCAGAGTGAGCTCAAGGTCGACTTG GGCATTGGTGCGTATCGTGATGATACTGCTAAGCCCTGGGTTCTTCCTGTCGTCAAAAAG GCTGATGAAATTCTCCGAAACAACCCCGAATTGAACCACGAATATGCTCCGATTGCCGGTGTTGCCGACTTCACCTCCAAGGCCGCTGAGTTGATTCTCGGTGCCGACTCCCCGGCCCTCAAGGAGAAGCGGGCCACTTCGATGCAGACCATCTCCGGCACCGGAGCCGTCCATCTCGGcgccctcttcctcgccaagTTCTACAAGGGCAACAGGACCGTCTACATGTCCAACCCGACCTGGGCAAACCACAAGCAAATCTTTGGAAATGTCGGTCTCCAGGTTGCCGACTACCCGTACTtctccaagaagaccaaTGGCCTAGACTTTGAGGGCATGAAGGCCGCCATCCAGGCTGCTCCCGATCGCTCTATTATCCTGCTGCACCCTTGCGCCCATAACCCGACCGGCGTCGACCCTACACTTGATCAGTGGAAGGAGCTCGCCGTGGTTATTGCTCAGAAGAAGCACTTTCCCTTCTTCGACTGCGCCTACCAGGGCTTTGCTTCCGGCAACCTCGCCCAGGATGCCGCTGCTATCCGCTACTTCATCGAGCAAGGGTTTGAGACTGTTGTCTGCCAGAGTTTCGCCAAGAACTTTGGTCTCTATGGTGAGAGAGCTGgctgcttccatgtcgtgaCCAGCCCCGGGGCCGATGCCAGTACTACCATTTCCCGAATCGCCTCCCAGCTGGCCATTCTCCAGCGATCCGAAATCTCCAACCCTCCCCTGTACGGTGCTCGCATCGCCGCCACGGTCCTGAATGACCCCAAGCTCTTTGCTGAGTGGGAGGAAAACTTGAAGACCATGTCGGGCCGCATTATCAACATGCGCAACGAGTTGCGCTCAAGACTCGAGAAGCTTGGTACCCCCGGAACATGGAACCACATTACCGATCAGATTGGCATGTTCAGCTTCACCGGTCTGTCAGAACCCCAGGTTCAGAAGCTCCGGGAGGACTACCACATTTACATGACCAAGAATGGCCGTATTTCTATGGCCGGCTTGAATACGAAAAACATTGACCACGTAGCTAATGCCATTGACAAAGTTGTGAGGGAGATTCAGTAA
- a CDS encoding 60S ribosomal export protein NMD3 (similar to Aspergillus terreus NIH2624 XP_001212120.1): MSMDLDDAPVPIGAVPQQTAATILCCNCGAPIDGTTATGALCFNCVKLTVDISQGIPREATINFCRDCDRWLLPPTSWIVAMPESRELLALCLKKLRGLHKVRIVDASFVWTEPHSRRIKVKLTIQDAVQDGVLLQQSFEVVYIVATQQCPECAKSYTANVWRACVQVRQKVLHKRTFLFLEQLIMKHHAHRDTLNIKEAKDGIDFFFSQKNQAEKFIDFLNSVVPVTVKASQELISQDVHTSKKSYKFSYSAEIVPICRDDLVAMPIKLAKQHGNISPLVLCHKIGTSVYLMDPQTLQTADIASPIYWRAPFRSLADAKELVEFIIMDIEPTNVRKGKWVLSEATVARASDLGVNDKTYFTRTHLGHYLQPGDSAMGYLLTGTMFNNPEFEAIEESNTYSSTIPDVVLVKKHYPRRRKNRRRNWKLRRMGKDEGELLPKKADQDRMDREYEMFLQDVEEDEELRAALALYKNEKKRAEEEMSVAETEDDDDDGVPQVNMDELLDDFDELTMQDS, from the exons ATGTCGATGGATCTAGACGACGCTCCCGTCCCTATCGGGGCGGTACCTCAACAGACGGCCGCAAC TATTCTCTGCTGCAACTGCGGTGCTCCCATTGACGGGACGACTGCCACCGGCGCCCTCTGCTTCAACTGCGTCAAACTCACAGTCGACATCTCGCAAGGAATCCCGCGCGAAGCAACCATCAACTTCTGCCGTGACTGCGACCGATGGCTCCTCCCACCGACGAGCTGGATCGTGGCCATGCCCGAATCTCGCGAACTGCTGGCCCTGTGTCTCAAAAAACTGCGAGGTCTCCACAAGGTTCGCATCGTCGACGCAAGCTTCGTGTGGACGGAACCTCACTCCCGAAGAATAAAGGTCAAGCTCACGATCCAGGATGCCGTCCAGGACGGCGTCTTGCTTCAGCAGAGTTTCGAAGTTGTGTACATTGTTGCGACGCAGCAGTGCCCCGAGTGCGCCAAGTCATATACCGCCAACGTGTGGAGGGCGTGTGTCCAGGTCCGGCAAAAGGTCTTGCACAAGAGAACATTCTTGTTCCTGGaacaactcatcatgaaACACCACGCTCACAGGGATAcactcaacatcaaagaggccaaggacggcattgacttcttcttttcgcAAAAGAACCAGGCTGAAAAGTTTATCGACTTCCTCAACTCGGTTGTGCCCGTTACGGTCAAGGCATCGCAGGAGCTGATTTCTCAGGACGTCCACACGTCCAAAAAGTCATACAAGTTTTCGTACTCTGCTGAGATTGTGCCCATCTGCAGAGACGACCTGGTCGCCATGCCCATCAAGCTGGCCAAACAACACGGCAACATCTCCCCGCTGGTGTTGTGTCACAAGATCGGTACTTCAGTGTACCTGATGGACCCTCAGACTCTCCAGACAGCCGACATTGCGTCGCCGATATACTGGCGCGCTCCGTTCCGGTCACTCGCCGACGCCAAAGAACTAGTggaattcatcatcatggacatCGAGCCCACCAACGTCCGCAAGGGCAAGTGGGTGCTCTCCGAGGCCACCGTCGCCAGGGCGTCAGACCTCGGCGTCAATGACAAGACGTACTTTACCAGAACACACCTGGGCCACTATCTCCAGCCCGGCGACTCAGCCATGGGATACCTCCTCACGGGCACCATGTTCAACAACCCCGAGTTCGAGGCCATTGAAGAGTCCAACACatactcctccaccatcccTGacgtcgtcctcgtcaagaaGCACTACCCGCGTCGCAGAAAGAACCGCCGCCGCAACTGGAAGCTCAGACGCATGGGCAAGGATGAGGGCGAGCTGCTGCCCAAGAAGGCTGATCAAGATCGCATGGATCGAGAGTACGAGATGTTCTTGCAGGATGtagaggaggacgaggagctGCGTGCCGCTCTTGCTCTGTACAagaacgagaagaagagggctGAGGAGGAAATGAGCGTAGCTGAGacggaagacgatgatgatgatggtgttccaCAGGTTAACATGGATGAGTTGCTAGACGACTTTGATGAGCTCACGATGCAGGACTCTTGA
- a CDS encoding Pre-rRNA-processing protein ESF2 (similar to Metarhizium acridum CQMa 102 XP_007807010.1) produces MALEKKNEFLDASDSEDDQIDNYGSDDEITKGGRSAKRRKVDSDDEKSGSDIDPSASDDEEPIEGTQHEVDSSKQTKEDKSKSRKELPKLETGIPDINKPLTKKNLVASEEAIKKSGVVYMSRIPPGMKPSALRSLLSPYGKLNRIFLAPEDPTVRARRKRAGGNKRVLFTEGWVEFVKKKEAKAACELLNGHNIGGKKGSFFRDDIWNLVYLNGFKWHNLTEQITAENAERTSRMRAEISKSTKENKEFVRNVERAKMLDGMQAKAKKRKAADVDEPVRDGGRSFKQVQQVKKDKAAQEQPDNVTRVLSKIF; encoded by the coding sequence ATGGCCTTAGAAAAGAAGAACGAATTTCTGGATGCTTCCGACAGTGAAGATGACCAAATCGACAACTACGGCTCTGATGATGAGATAACAAAGGGCGGCCGCAGTGCCAAACGGCGCAAAGTTGACAGTGACGATGAGAAGTCGGGGAGCGACATTGACCCCAGCGCGAGCGATGACGAGGAACCAATCGAGGGAACACAGCATGAAGTTGACTCTTCCAAACAAACCAAGGAAGATAAGTCAAAATCACGAAAAGAGCTACCAAAGCTGGAAACTGGCATTCCCGACATAAACAAGcccttgaccaagaagaaccTGGTTGCCTcagaagaagccatcaaaaaATCCGGCGTGGTATACATGTCCCGCATACCGCCGGGCATGAAGCCCTCAGCACTGCGGTCTCTACTGTCCCCATACGGAAAGTTGAATCGCATCTTTCTGGCACCCGAGGACCCTACCGTACGGGCTAGACGAAAGCGCGCCGGCGGCAACAAGAGAGTGCTATTCACTGAGGGATGGGTGGAATttgtcaagaagaaggaggccaaggctgcgTGCGAGCTGCTGAACGGACACAATATCGGTGGAAAGAAGGGGTCGTTCTTCCGTGACGATATCTGGAACTTGGTGTATCTGAATGGGTTCAAATGGCACAACTTGACGGAGCAGATTACCGCGGAGAATGCAGAGAGGACGAGCCGCATGAGAGCTGAAATTAGCAAGTCGACaaaggagaacaaggagtTTGTGAGGAACGTGGAGAGggccaagatgttggatGGAATGCaggccaaggcgaagaagaggaaggcTGCGGATGTGGACGAGCCGGTGCGAGATGGTGGACGGTCGTTCAAACAGGTGCAGCAGGTGAAGAAGGATAAGGCGGCGCAAGAGCAGCCGGATAATGTGACGAGAGTGTTGAGCAAGATTTTTTAA